From a single Rosa rugosa chromosome 7, drRosRugo1.1, whole genome shotgun sequence genomic region:
- the LOC133719798 gene encoding transcription termination factor MTERF4, chloroplastic, with amino-acid sequence MITSQLRGRGSKPIPITKIAKVFLQNPHKLTPISPPIQSHQNPCAPLSHTQNPLWVLQSCDHSTQSSKFPEYEMPSVTWGVVQGRKERLVSRVIICDYLKSIGIVPDELENLELPSTVEVMRERVEFLQKLGLSIDDINEYPLMLGCSVRKNMIPVLAYLEKIGIQRSKLGEFVKNYPQVLHASVVVELVPVIKFLRGLDVEKLDIGYVLQKYPELLGYKLEGTMSTSVAYLVSIGVTPRDIGPMVTQYPYLLGMRVGTVIKPFVDYLVSLGLPKKILARMLEKRAYLLGYDLEETIKPNVDCLVAFGIRREALASIVAQYPQILGQPLKAKMSSQQFFFSMKLKIDPEGFARVIEKMPQIVSLHQHVIMKPVEFLLGRGIPSEDVAKMVVKCPQLVALRVELMKNSYYFFKSEMGRPVKELVEFPEYFTYSLESRIKPRYQRLQSKGIRCSLKWFLNCSDQRFEERLQGEYIETEISGPSFCMGGKLELPGVGNEMVSDGEDESDDEILYRRTVSL; translated from the coding sequence ATGATTACCTCACAGCTAAGAGGAAGAGGAAGCAAACCCATACCCATCACCAAAATCGCCAAAGTCTTCCTCCAAAACCCACACAAACTCACTCCCATATCACCACCAATCCAATCCCACCAGAACCCATGTGCCCCACTCTCCCATACCCAAAACCCTTTATGGGTTTTACAGAGCTGTGACCACTCAACGCAGTCCTCTAAGTTTCCCGAGTATGAAATGCCCTCAGTCACTTGGGGTGTGGTCCAAGGCCGCAAGGAGAGGCTTGTCTCTAGAGTCATAATATGTGACTATTTGAAGAGTATAGGCATAGTTCCTGATGAATTGGAAAACTTGGAGCTACCCTCTACTGTTGAAGTCATGAGGGAAAGAGTTGAGTTCCTACAGAAGCTAGGATTGTCGATTGACGACATTAACGAGTACCCTTTGATGCTCGGATGCAGTGTCAGGAAAAACATGATACCCGTGTTGGCTTACTTGGAGAAAATTGGGATTCAAAGGTCGAAGCTAGGTGAatttgttaagaattacccacaAGTTTTACATGCTAGTGTGGTAGTTGAGCTTGTTCCGGTGATCAAGTTCCTTCGtgggcttgatgtggagaagcTGGATATTGGCTATGTCTTGCAGAAGTATCCAGAGCTTCTCGGATATAAGCTTGAGGGGACTATGAGTACTTCTGTTGCGTATCTTGTTAGTATTGGTGTTACTCCTAGGGATATAGGTCCCATGGTCACCCAGTATCCTTACCTATTGGGCATGAGAGTTGGGACTGTGATTAAGCCTTTTGTTGATTATTTGGTATCCTTAGGTTTGCCGAAAAAGATTTTGGCTAGGATGTTGGAGAAGCGCGCATATTTACTTGGTTATGATCTTGAGGAGACTATTAAACCTAATGTGGATTGTTTGGTTGCTTTTGGGATCAGGAGGGAAGCACTTGCTTCTATTGTTGCTCAATACCCCCAAATTCTTGGGCAGCCTTTGAAAGCTAAAATGTCTTCACAGCAGTTTTTCTTCAGTATGAAGCTTAAAATTGATCCTGAAGGGTTTGCACGGGTGATAGAGAAGATGCCGCAGATAGTCAGCCTTCATCAACATGTGATAATGAAGCCTGTTGAGTTCCTTCTTGGACGGGGGATACCTTCAGAAGATGTAGCTAAGATGGTCGTAAAGTGTCCCCAATTAGTGGCACTGCGTGTTGAGCTCATGAAGAACAGTTATTACTTTTTTAAGAGTGAAATGGGGAGACCAGTGAAAGAGCTTGTGGAATTTCCGGAATACTTTACATATAGTTTAGAATCCAGGATCAAACCTAGATACCAGAGGTTGCAAAGCAAGGGGATTAGGTGTTCTTTGAAATGGTTCCTCAACTGTAGCGATCAGAGATTTGAGGAGAGGTTGCAAGGGGAGTACATTGAAACAGAGATTTCTGGTCCATCATTTTGTATGGGAGGGAAGTTAGAGCTACCTGGGGTTGGAAATGAGATGGTGTCAGATGGGGAAGACGAGAGTGATGATGAAATACTTTACAGACGCACTGTATCCCTGTAG
- the LOC133719800 gene encoding ALA-interacting subunit 3-like, producing the protein MTPKGDKGKEGDSSFAKKKSRRPKYSRFSQQELPACKPILSPGWVVSIFITIGIVFIPIGFAALFASERVVELQFQYDQDCVPAKYKDNTVAYIQSNGTDKTCTRKMPAVTSKMKSPIYVYYQIDHYFQNHRRYVKSRSDDQLRSVANENSTSDCAPERFAKNGQPIVPCGLVAWSLFNDTYKFSVKNKTIAVSKKDITWKSDREKKFSSSVYPKNFQSGGLIGGAKLNSSIPLSQQEDLIVWMRTAAMPSFRKLYGRIEVDLEAHDEITIELQNNYNTYSFKGSKSVILSTASWIGGKNDLMGIAYLTIGGMCLFLAICFILMYVLKPRPLGDTSYLSWNRNASGGGLNF; encoded by the exons ATGACCCCAAAAGGTGACAAGGGCAAAGAAGGAGACTCGTCCTTTGCCAAAAAGAAGTCCAGAAGACCCAAAT atTCCAGGTTCTCACAGCAAGAGCTTCCAGCTTGCAAACCAATTTTGTCACCAGGATGG GTGGTTTCAATATtcatcaccattggcattgtcTTTATCCCAATTGGCTTTGCTGCCTTATTCGCCTCAGAGCGT GTTGTGGAACTGCAATTCCAGTATGACCAAGATTGTGTTCCTGCAAAGTATAAGGATAATACGGTTGCATATATTCAAAGCAATGGCACTGACAAGACCTGCACGAGGAAAATGCCTGCT GTTACAAGTAAAATGAAATCTCCCATTTATGTCTACTATCAGATTGATCACTACTTTCAGAATCATCGCCG ATATGTTAAAAGTAGAAGTGACGATCAGTTGCGGAGTGTGGCAAACGAAAATAGCACAAGCGACTGTGCACCTGAACGCTTTGCGAAAAATGGTCAACCAATTGTTCCTTGTGGCCTCGTTGCATGGAGTTTGTTTAATGACACATATAAGTTTTcagtgaaaaacaaaacaatagcGGTCAGCAAAAAGGACATCACATGGAAAAGTGACCGTGAGAAAAAGTTTTCAAGCAGTGTCTATCCTAAGAACTTTCAGTCTGGGGGTTTGATTGGAGGAGCAAAGCTCAATTCTAGCATACCT CTGAGCCAACAAGAGGATCTTATTGTTTGGATGCGAACTGCAGCAATGCCATCTTTTAGAAAACTGTATGGGAGGATAGAAGTGGACCTTGAGGCTCATGATGAAATAACAATAGAACTACAGAATAACTATAATACCTACAGCTTTAAAGGCAGCAAGTCAGTGATACTTTCTACTGCGAGttggattggtggaaagaatGATCTAATGGGCATAGCATACCTTACTATTGGTGGAATGTGTTTGTTCTTGGCAATATGCTTCATACTTATGTATGTGCTCAAGCCGAG ACCTCTTGGGGATACCTCCTACTTGTCTTGGAATAGAAATGCATCAGGAGGAGGCCTAAATTTTTAA
- the LOC133719799 gene encoding uncharacterized protein LOC133719799: MNSSSSSSSCTCCFRTRTWVRSLVFLFIVLCHGVDASSIKSMKVSVSKVEDAVNFHIYYGQAFKVIKNAIDGKSYLLIQNNSRMAARTKYCTSRIKSFVVPLSNYSIDADYNFPVSFFELLGVLQSLKGITSGSVASQCVLKLYEAGEISIINKSETQELAQYGAHFITNTDQPQSCNFASFIPYGEDTPLQRAEWIKYLGVFANAETRANQVYNVVRENYQCLLNLSKSRTSFKPTVAWMQYDNGIWSFTTEIYKLKYVEDAGGENVDASINKITYNISNPEDLDELHAILCTVDVAIDETFTSDPTVYNTSSFLQNIKVEDHSCFVFLSNQSLWRYDKRIQNSTALDWYNGAVSQPQLVLADFIEVLFPTGNYTTTYFRNIAKDEGVVQITSEMCDRDVSLAMEPAITVC, encoded by the exons ATgaattcatcttcttcatcatcatcttgtaCTTGCTGTTTTAGAACAAGAACTTGGGTGCGAAGCTTGGTTTTTCTCTTCATCGTGCTGTGCCATGGAGTAGATGCGAGCAGTATTAAGTCTATGAAAGTGAGCGTTTCCAAGGTGGAAGACGCAGTTAATTTCCATATATATTATGGGCAGGCCTTCAAAGTCATTAAGAATGCCATTGACGGCAAGAGCTACCTCCTCATCCAG AACAACTCGAGAATGGCAGCAAGGACAAAATATTGCACCTCAAGGATCAAATCGTTTGTCGTCCCCTTATCAAATTACTCAATCGACGCCGATTATAATTTTCCAG TTTCCTTTTTTGAG CTCCTAGGCGTACTACAGAGCTTAAAGGGCATTACATCAGGCTCCGTGGCTTCTCAATGCGTATTGAAATTGTATGAAGCTGGAGAAATTAGTATAATCAACAAAAGTGAGACACAAGAGCTAGCACAATATGGAGCACATTTCATCACCAACACTGATCAACCACAATCTTGCAATTTTGCCTCTTTTATTCCTTATGGAGAGGATACTCCTTTGCAG AGAGCAGAATGGATCAAGTACTTGGGAGTGTTTGCAAATGCTGAAACCAGGGCCAATCAAGTATACAATGTT GTTAGAGAGAATTATCAATGTTTGCTCAATCTCTCAAAAAGCAGAACATCGTTCAAACCAACTGTAGCATGGATGCAGTATGATAAT GGTATATGGTCTTTCACAACGGAAATATACAAGTTGAAG TATGTGGAAGACGCAGGTGGTGAGAATGTGGATGCTTCTATCAACAAAATTACCTATAACATCTCTAATCCGGAGGATTTGGATGAATTGCATGCCATCCTTTGC ACCGTGGATGTGGCTATTGACGAAACATTTACTTCAGATCCAACTGTTTACAATACATCATCATTTCTTCAAAACATAAAAGTGGAAGAtcattcttgttttgtttttctctctaaCCAAAGCTTATGGAGATACGATAAAAGAATTCAAAACTCAACTGCGCTTG ACTGGTACAATGGAGCAGTCTCCCAGCCACAGTTGGTTCTAGCAGATTTTATTGAAGTTTTATTCCCTACTGGAAACTATACAACAACATATTTCAGAAATATAGCCAAG GATGAAGGAGTTGTGCAGATTACTTCTGAAATGTGTGATAGGGATGTCTCCTTAGCAATGGAGCCAGCAATAACAGTTTGTTGA